Proteins found in one Synergistota bacterium genomic segment:
- a CDS encoding amino acid racemase gives MPKHIGIVACSAEGASLCYRTICIEGEKFMGQRYAHPEASMHTHPFGEYMKYIEAGDWEKVGELMLSSTEKLAKIGADFAICPDNTIHQAFDLFIERSPIPWLHIAEEVAKEAQKKGFKRIGILGTKFLMESQVYPSKLSERGIEYLIPEPNERERINDIIFSELVYGKFLPEARAYFQKVIEKLKEKGCDAVVLGCTEIPLLITDKDSPIPTLDSTRILARSALRKAVE, from the coding sequence ATGCCAAAGCACATAGGAATAGTCGCGTGCAGTGCAGAGGGAGCCTCTCTCTGCTACCGCACGATTTGCATAGAGGGAGAAAAGTTTATGGGGCAGAGATATGCTCATCCAGAGGCGAGCATGCACACGCACCCATTTGGCGAATACATGAAATATATAGAAGCGGGGGATTGGGAAAAGGTTGGAGAGCTTATGCTCTCATCAACCGAAAAGCTCGCAAAAATAGGGGCGGACTTTGCCATATGCCCGGATAACACCATTCATCAGGCTTTCGATCTCTTCATAGAGAGATCCCCCATACCTTGGCTTCATATAGCAGAGGAGGTCGCAAAAGAGGCTCAGAAGAAAGGGTTTAAGCGTATCGGAATCCTCGGCACGAAATTCTTAATGGAATCTCAGGTCTACCCATCAAAGCTAAGCGAAAGGGGAATAGAATACCTGATCCCAGAGCCGAACGAGAGAGAAAGAATAAACGATATCATCTTCAGCGAGCTCGTCTACGGAAAATTTCTTCCGGAAGCCCGCGCATATTTTCAGAAAGTGATAGAAAAACTAAAGGAAAAAGGTTGCGATGCGGTCGTCTTAGGATGCACTGAAATACCTTTGCTTATAACTGATAAAGACTCTCCCATTCCTACGCTGGACTCAACGAGAATATTAGCTCGCTCAGCCCTAAGAAAAGCGGTGGAATGA
- a CDS encoding PKD domain-containing protein, which produces MRILRNILIVLLSIFIVISFLPISSLAEKVLPHPFGLKRTPLKTALKYPRFKREEIKAPLKLPASVDLSSNLPPVGDQGYVGSCACWASVYYWKSYAESKEHGWSVNEPEHQFSASYIYNLVNGGTDDGSTFPDIYELMKRVGAAPITDFPNLTTDYLTLPSKEVIKRALQYKVQGLELIFARDESQEPPYSPLSDSVIKDMKALLASGEPFVIGVPIYSSFSYYIGGVYDGPFWWEELLGYHGMLVYGYDDSLSAFKVRNSWGISWGISGNCLLSYDFMKQYVCEAWRFIDAINPQIKAYLELEIDHGRLGDLIITVGKGNTWDSWNTSGYEGSYPDYYLSMSAYPDPRVHLELAMDVSSFINASGDWKLKVSDMIPSSSGKVKSAQIVVEDRSETYLLNGTGEMEIKDMQTNIGVFEESAPPSPNNPPVVGLSADPQSGYAPLTVNFTASAYDPDGDEITKYEWDFDGDGYADLTTTIPQTSWIYYFPGSYLATVKAYDSRGDWGSSSIYITVSEEPNPPPPPPEPSGGAGGGCSMGKAPHGISLLLIFLAVLPIYLLLKRRWS; this is translated from the coding sequence ATGAGGATTTTAAGAAACATCCTTATAGTCCTTTTAAGCATTTTTATCGTAATATCCTTTCTTCCGATTTCATCACTGGCGGAAAAAGTTTTGCCACATCCATTTGGCTTAAAGAGAACCCCTCTTAAAACCGCTCTTAAGTATCCAAGGTTTAAGAGAGAAGAAATAAAGGCTCCTTTAAAGCTTCCCGCGAGCGTCGATCTCTCAAGCAATCTACCTCCCGTTGGAGATCAGGGATATGTGGGCTCGTGCGCCTGCTGGGCTTCAGTTTATTACTGGAAAAGCTATGCAGAATCGAAGGAGCACGGCTGGTCAGTTAACGAACCAGAGCATCAGTTCTCCGCAAGCTACATATATAATCTCGTAAACGGGGGCACGGATGATGGTTCCACTTTTCCAGATATCTATGAGCTTATGAAAAGGGTTGGCGCCGCGCCGATTACCGATTTTCCAAACCTAACAACTGACTATCTCACTCTTCCAAGCAAGGAGGTAATAAAGCGTGCCCTTCAATATAAAGTCCAAGGATTGGAGCTCATATTCGCTCGCGATGAGAGTCAGGAACCGCCATACTCTCCCTTAAGTGATAGCGTGATAAAAGACATGAAAGCGCTTTTGGCGAGCGGTGAGCCATTTGTCATAGGTGTGCCGATATATTCCTCTTTCTCATACTACATCGGTGGAGTTTATGATGGCCCTTTCTGGTGGGAAGAACTGCTCGGATATCACGGTATGCTCGTTTACGGATACGATGATTCACTTAGCGCCTTTAAGGTGAGAAACTCATGGGGGATAAGCTGGGGAATAAGCGGAAACTGCCTTTTATCATATGATTTCATGAAGCAATATGTCTGTGAGGCATGGAGATTCATAGATGCCATAAACCCACAGATAAAGGCATATCTTGAGCTTGAAATCGATCACGGAAGGTTAGGGGATCTGATCATCACCGTTGGAAAAGGAAACACTTGGGATTCATGGAATACCTCAGGATACGAGGGAAGCTATCCGGATTATTATCTCTCCATGAGCGCCTACCCTGATCCGAGAGTGCATCTTGAGCTTGCCATGGATGTATCCTCCTTTATAAATGCGAGCGGTGATTGGAAACTTAAGGTGAGCGACATGATACCGAGCTCTTCTGGAAAGGTTAAGTCCGCTCAGATAGTCGTTGAGGATCGATCGGAAACATATCTCTTAAATGGAACGGGAGAAATGGAAATAAAAGATATGCAAACCAACATAGGAGTATTTGAGGAAAGCGCACCTCCGTCTCCTAATAATCCTCCGGTCGTCGGCTTATCCGCTGATCCTCAAAGCGGATATGCTCCATTAACGGTGAATTTCACTGCCTCTGCCTATGATCCTGATGGCGATGAGATAACGAAGTATGAATGGGACTTCGATGGAGACGGATACGCTGATCTGACGACAACAATTCCTCAAACCTCGTGGATATACTACTTCCCAGGAAGCTACCTCGCTACGGTTAAAGCTTACGACTCAAGAGGAGACTGGGGAAGCAGTTCAATCTATATCACAGTTAGCGAAGAGCCGAATCCTCCTCCACCTCCTCCAGAGCCATCGGGCGGAGCAGGCGGAGGATGCTCAATGGGGAAAGCTCCTCATGGAATTTCACTTCTTTTGATCTTTCTCGCAGTTCTTCCGATATATCTCCTCTTGAAACGGAGGTGGTCTTAA
- a CDS encoding cellulose biosynthesis cyclic di-GMP-binding regulatory protein BcsB has translation VRTALKNYGLRMVIDLTSRTEYKIYKQGKSVIIEVNSTTRRTIRKKRFPPNKVATYYSVKRRGEKTTIEIGLKSDKMEFKAFTLDEPFRIVVDILYPKAHYEEYKEGPKAEGLNITLMEKDIAINTVFGYQDFYFDISPTWKLLPGSFINLFISHSQITRPKISNITVYLNGLPIYTIPLDDSNLWRASIKIPMPVSYLKKGVNVIELKSFMRTTEERCMDIDNPGNWLRIHKESYVHLNYLPKEELSIKDFPSPYFEENVSHRELTAFVLPDKWSPKEIEAVSVMVLDWAQRGRFKKFSPDIFFMRELNSDVKSKYNLIYIGKADALPAGLLSTFGVDQKDLKGKYAISSFINSSGKGRLLITSDTEKGVLRGTLALLSKEVRKQIEGNKIILPINTPLPKKKKLPELGTDIYFTDLMVGDIIFIGTYSHTDSISFRIPLHWAIKGNPMVVLHFKHSPALDRKKSALTVLINDVPAKSIELSSKNITDGRLVVPIPYDATKGNYINIGFKAYLDINVPDCNHNYSESAWLVIEKSSYLHLPHDIKAMKPLLENLPFAMVGERITLYLGKNINSDALTTLLNCLISWQKKVYHPLEVSTSYLSKFKVEELKKSLEHAIILAPANEVKKQGIKLLTNKIPVVPDFAEDAMLWQLSVYGGKRLALIITWLKNTPNQTPLYTKAVLKWKLKGDLCFLSSKGEVVPFYLKTPKPPEREKPKKSLWEHIWFKLRYSRTLVGIFALAFLAIVAITAFIVIKNIRRR, from the coding sequence CAAGGTTGCAACTTATTACTCCGTTAAAAGAAGAGGAGAGAAGACAACTATAGAGATAGGTTTAAAAAGCGATAAAATGGAATTCAAAGCATTTACCCTGGATGAGCCGTTCAGGATAGTTGTGGACATACTCTATCCCAAAGCACATTACGAAGAATATAAAGAGGGACCCAAAGCAGAGGGACTAAATATAACCCTGATGGAGAAAGACATAGCCATAAATACGGTATTTGGATACCAGGACTTCTACTTCGATATTTCTCCTACCTGGAAGCTTCTTCCGGGAAGCTTTATAAATCTGTTTATAAGCCATTCTCAGATAACCAGGCCAAAGATTTCCAACATAACCGTCTATCTAAACGGCCTTCCCATCTATACTATACCTCTCGATGATAGCAATCTATGGAGGGCATCAATAAAAATTCCGATGCCAGTTTCCTACCTGAAGAAAGGGGTTAATGTCATAGAGCTTAAAAGCTTCATGAGAACTACAGAGGAAAGATGCATGGATATAGACAATCCCGGAAACTGGCTCAGGATACATAAGGAAAGCTACGTTCATTTAAACTACCTTCCGAAAGAAGAGCTCAGCATAAAGGATTTTCCCTCTCCATATTTTGAGGAAAATGTCTCTCACAGAGAGCTAACCGCTTTTGTGCTCCCCGATAAATGGTCTCCCAAGGAGATAGAAGCTGTATCCGTTATGGTTCTCGACTGGGCGCAGAGGGGAAGATTCAAGAAGTTCTCCCCCGATATATTCTTCATGAGAGAGTTAAACAGCGATGTTAAATCTAAATACAACCTCATATATATAGGAAAAGCAGATGCTCTCCCTGCAGGACTTCTTTCCACATTTGGCGTAGATCAAAAGGATCTTAAGGGCAAATATGCTATCTCAAGCTTTATCAATAGCAGTGGCAAGGGAAGACTTCTGATCACCTCCGATACGGAAAAAGGTGTCTTAAGAGGAACGCTTGCCCTGCTTTCAAAAGAGGTAAGAAAGCAGATAGAGGGTAATAAGATAATCCTTCCCATAAACACGCCCCTGCCTAAAAAGAAAAAGCTTCCTGAGCTGGGAACTGACATATATTTTACGGATCTCATGGTTGGAGACATCATATTCATAGGCACATATTCTCACACAGATTCGATATCCTTTAGAATACCGCTTCACTGGGCTATAAAAGGAAACCCAATGGTAGTGCTTCATTTTAAACACTCCCCAGCGCTCGATAGAAAGAAATCTGCTCTTACCGTTCTCATAAACGATGTTCCCGCGAAATCGATAGAGCTTTCTTCCAAGAACATAACCGATGGAAGGCTCGTCGTGCCAATACCCTATGATGCAACGAAAGGAAACTACATAAATATCGGCTTTAAAGCTTATCTGGATATAAACGTCCCGGATTGCAACCACAACTATTCCGAATCCGCATGGCTCGTAATAGAAAAGAGCTCGTATCTTCATCTTCCACACGATATAAAGGCTATGAAACCCCTCTTGGAAAATCTCCCATTTGCCATGGTTGGGGAAAGAATAACCCTCTATCTGGGAAAGAATATCAACAGCGATGCTCTAACAACGCTTTTAAACTGCTTAATATCTTGGCAAAAAAAGGTATATCATCCTTTAGAGGTATCAACTTCCTATCTCTCCAAGTTTAAAGTAGAGGAGCTTAAAAAGAGCTTAGAACACGCGATAATCCTGGCCCCTGCAAATGAGGTAAAAAAGCAGGGGATAAAGCTTTTAACCAATAAGATTCCAGTGGTTCCAGATTTCGCAGAAGATGCAATGCTATGGCAGTTAAGCGTATATGGAGGAAAGCGATTGGCCCTTATTATCACCTGGTTAAAGAATACCCCAAATCAAACTCCGCTTTACACCAAGGCAGTTTTAAAGTGGAAGCTTAAGGGAGACCTTTGTTTCCTTTCATCAAAGGGAGAAGTGGTTCCATTTTATCTTAAAACACCAAAACCGCCGGAGAGAGAAAAGCCAAAGAAAAGCCTGTGGGAGCATATATGGTTCAAACTCAGATATAGCCGTACACTTGTTGGTATATTCGCTCTTGCATTCTTGGCTATCGTAGCTATCACCGCATTTATAGTTATCAAGAATATAAGAAGAAGATAA